A window of [Ruminococcus] lactaris ATCC 29176 genomic DNA:
GCATTCTCCTCGTTATCTTCAGCAATGTAATCCCGAATGCTTTTTAAATCCTTTGCAACAATCGGGTTAATCCTCAATTTTAACATCCTATTCCCCCACGAGTGCTTTCAATTCATCCAAATCAAGCCATCCTTCGCCGTCTTTCACTGCTTCTTCTGCTTCTTGCAGCTTCATCAAGAGCTTCTTTTCTGCCCGATCACGTTCATAATCCTCAAAGTCCATAACTACAAAACGACCTCTGCCATTCTTTGTAAGATACACTGGCTCGCCTTTATGACAATTTTTTAGGACTTCATTATAATTTCTTAAATCAGATACTGGTAAAATACTTGCCATATTCTTTCAGCTCCTTCCTTGATTTCATATTTTTCTGCTACTTACATTATACACAAAAAGCTGTAAAATTCAACGCAAAGTTTTACAGCTTTTTAATTTAAAATCATTTTTTCATTTTCTTCCATATTCTCTATTACTTCTGTTCTCTGCAGATTTGCTGGAAGTCGAACAGTATAATGAAAATGTTGTCTTTCAGGGAATCATCGACTGTGCCAAAGCCGCTTTGGAACATGATATTCCGGTGGTTCTCGGAAACGATGTCGGCTGTCCCTGGATCATCCAATGCCCAAAAAAAGAAAAGCAGTCGAAAAAGAACTCGACCGCTTTCTCTGATCTTTCAGAACTATCATTTTTCTTCAGCTATCTGCCTATTTTGAGCAGGTGGCTTTTTCATTTTTCCCACCATAATCAAATTTTCCGTCATTTTTTTCTTCCAGTGCTTTGATCATATGATACGTATACTCATTATACGGAACTGCAATCCCCAGTTCCTTTCCCATACGCATCAATGCTCCTGAGAACATATCGATCTCAGTATGTCTTCCCGCATCTAAATCCTGCAAGGTAGAATATCTCGCAGTTGGCGGAACTTCACTTCCACGACTGGATGAATCATCCGCTGCCTTCAGATCGATCCCCTTTGCCTTCGCCACGGCTTCTAATTCTCTGCGGAGTCCATTACTGATCTCCTTCATGTGGATACTGTCTCTGTAGCATCCCACACCTGCACCAAGGATTGCCTGTGGAAGGTTATTACATACGTTCAGACGGAACTTGCTCCATATTTCTGCCTGAATCTGTTCTGTGGAACGATAATGGATTCCCGTATCTTTCAATAATTCTTCGATCGCCTGCACCCGTTCGCTCTGATACGGTGCTTCACCCTCGCCGAAAATGATACCAATCGTTGTCTCAGGATCAAAATGATATCCATCCTCTTCCTGATGGGATGCCACCTTGATCAGGGAAGGCAATACCGGTGCAGCCCCGATCTCTGCAGCGATCAGTTCTTCACTGTCCACTCCGTTCATCAGACTCATTACCGTCGTATTTTCTCCCACTGCCGTACGGATGCTGCCCATTGCTTCCGGTAAAGCACCATACTTCAGACATACAACCAGCAGATCCACCCCCTGTGCCTCCTGCGGTGTCCATACTTCGGGATTATACGTGACTCCATTAATCCTGCATCCCTTTTTCAGACGTTCTGCCCTTTCACCTTCTGCGATCACACCCAGCCGGATCTCTTTTTTCTGGGAGAGTCCCCAGATCACATAGGAGCCGACTGCTCCTGCTCCGAGAACTGCTACTTTTTCTATCTTCATTTTAGTATCTCCTTTCAAACGTGATCTGATCCAGTGCTTTTACTGATGTTCCCGGAAATGTTCTAACACCGACTCTCCTCTGCGATCTCTCTTGCCACAAAAACTCCACTTGCAGATGCATGAGACAGAGAATGGGTCACTCCACTTCCGTCTCCGATCACATACAACCCCTTATGCAGCGTCTCAAGATGTTCATCCAACTGTACTTCCATATTGTAGAATTTCACTTCCACTCCGTAAAGCAGTGTATCATCATTTGCAGTTCCCGGTGCGATCTTGTCCAGTGCATAGATCATCTCAATAATTCCGTCAAGGATACGCTTTGGAAGAACGAGACTTAAATCTCCCGGCTCTGCAGACAGGGTCGGTGTCATAAAGTTCTCGGCGATCCGCTCCGGTGTACTTCTTCTTCCACGGATCAGATCTCCGAAACGCTGTACCAGGACTCCTCCCCCAAGCATATTGGAAAGCCGTGCAATACTTTCACCGTATCCGTTGCTGTCCTTAAACGGTTCTGAGAAATGCTTTTCTACAAGCAATGCAAAGTTTGTATTTTCCGTCTGCTTTGCAGGATCTTCATAACTATGTCCATTAACCGTTACAATTCCGTTTGTATTTTCATTTACTACGATTCCATTCGGATTCATACAGAAAGTTCTGACTTTATCTTCAAATTTTTCCGTACGGTATACGATCTTACTCTCATAAAGCTCATCGGTAAGATGGGAGAAGATCACGGCAGGAAGTTCTACACGCACTCCGATATCCACACGGTTGGATTTCGTCGGGATCTTCAGATCCTTACATACCTGCTCCATCCATTTACTTCCGCTTCTTCCCACGGAAACAATACATTTCTCACATTCATCTTCTCCGTCCTTAGTAACCACACAGTATCCGTCTTCTTTCATCTCAAGACGGTCTACATGACAGTTAAACCGGAACTCCACTTTTTCTTTTAATTTTGCATACAGATTTTCAAGTACCACATAATTGATATCTGTTCCAAGATGACGTACAGATGCATCCAGAAGATTCAGCTTATTCTGCATACACAGCTT
This region includes:
- a CDS encoding type II toxin-antitoxin system prevent-host-death family antitoxin, which produces MASILPVSDLRNYNEVLKNCHKGEPVYLTKNGRGRFVVMDFEDYERDRAEKKLLMKLQEAEEAVKDGEGWLDLDELKALVGE
- a CDS encoding ketopantoate reductase family protein; its protein translation is MKIEKVAVLGAGAVGSYVIWGLSQKKEIRLGVIAEGERAERLKKGCRINGVTYNPEVWTPQEAQGVDLLVVCLKYGALPEAMGSIRTAVGENTTVMSLMNGVDSEELIAAEIGAAPVLPSLIKVASHQEEDGYHFDPETTIGIIFGEGEAPYQSERVQAIEELLKDTGIHYRSTEQIQAEIWSKFRLNVCNNLPQAILGAGVGCYRDSIHMKEISNGLRRELEAVAKAKGIDLKAADDSSSRGSEVPPTARYSTLQDLDAGRHTEIDMFSGALMRMGKELGIAVPYNEYTYHMIKALEEKNDGKFDYGGKNEKATCSK
- a CDS encoding NAD(P)/FAD-dependent oxidoreductase, which encodes MSKYDVIIIGAGPGGIFAAYELMQKAPELKVAVFEAGNPLEKRKCPIDGKKVKSCINCKTCAIMSGFGGAGAFSDGKYNITNSFGGTLYEYIGKEEAIRLMEYVDDINVEFGGAGTKMYSTSGTHIKKLCMQNKLNLLDASVRHLGTDINYVVLENLYAKLKEKVEFRFNCHVDRLEMKEDGYCVVTKDGEDECEKCIVSVGRSGSKWMEQVCKDLKIPTKSNRVDIGVRVELPAVIFSHLTDELYESKIVYRTEKFEDKVRTFCMNPNGIVVNENTNGIVTVNGHSYEDPAKQTENTNFALLVEKHFSEPFKDSNGYGESIARLSNMLGGGVLVQRFGDLIRGRRSTPERIAENFMTPTLSAEPGDLSLVLPKRILDGIIEMIYALDKIAPGTANDDTLLYGVEVKFYNMEVQLDEHLETLHKGLYVIGDGSGVTHSLSHASASGVFVAREIAEESRC